In the genome of Cryptomeria japonica chromosome 8, Sugi_1.0, whole genome shotgun sequence, one region contains:
- the LOC131054982 gene encoding uncharacterized protein LOC131054982, producing MAQSVVGFGLVPQIKGLSSGVDRRWVAARAENNDVGQRKGYKPIHVLHSGRRPPPLKCANQNQLQQGRRTPWREEDQRPDALEEKGNAQASYIAPLPDEGYPLQQPGGYPPYTYSQPGSPPYNQSCYPYSAYPPQQPGGHPLQQTGGYPPYSQDGYPSPGYSAYPQQYPPQQLYPNVGYSQYQYPQQHPRQQAYPNVGYPQYYILRSRLILIWAIHSIPS from the exons ATGGCGCAATCTGTTGTAG GATTCGGACTTGTTCCCCAAATCAAGGGTCTAAGCAGTGGCGTAGATCGAAGATGGGTGGCGGCCCGCGCAGAAAATAACGATGTCGGGCAAAGAAAAGGGTACAAACCCATTCATGTCCTCCACAGTGGACGACGGCCGCCTCCACTGAAATGTGCAAATCAGAATCAACTGCAACAAGGTAGGCGAACTCCTTGGCGAGAAGAAGATCAGCGGCCAGATGCACTAGAAGAGAAAGGGAACGCTCAAGCAAGTTATATAGCACCCCTTCCTGATGAAGGCTATCCTCTGCAACAGCCTGGTGGGTACCCTCCCTACACTTACAGCCAGCCTGGTTCCCCTCCCTACAACCAGAGTTGTTACCCTTACTCTGCTTATCCTCCGCAACAGCCTGGTGGGCATCCTCTGCAACAGACTGGTGGGTATCCTCCCTACAGCCAGGATGGCTATCCTTCCCCTGGTTACTCTGCCTATCCCCAGCAGTATCCTCCGCAGCAGCTTTACCCTAATGTGGGCTATTCACAGTATCAGTATCCTCAGCAGCATCCTCGACAACAGGCTTATCCTAATGTGGGCTATCCACAGTATTATATCCTCCGCAGCAGGCTTATCCTAATTTGGGCTATCCACAgtatcccaagttga
- the LOC131857476 gene encoding uncharacterized mitochondrial protein AtMg00810-like, whose protein sequence is MVGDGPLILVLYVDDLFISGGDGLITSYNEDLASEFEMEIEQMHYFLGFEVWKEDGHIILGKGKYVTDILRRFHMVGCKPMTTNWKKLSTSESELVDATLHHQSIGSLMGDGFRLVGYTDLDWAGCATDRKSTLGCCFGLGLTVVCWFSQKEKVVALNIVEAEYIAAS, encoded by the exons ATGGTTGGGGATGGTCCACTCATTTTGGTACTTTATGTAGATGACTTGTTCATTAGTGGAGGAGATGGACTCATAACTAGTTACAATGAAGATCTTGCTTCAGAGTTTGAGATGGAAATAGAACAGATGCattatttcttgggatttgaggtTTGGAAAGAGGATGGGCATATCATTCTGGGGAAAGGGAAGTATGTTACAGATATTTTGAGGAGGTTTCATATGGTGGGCTGCAAACCCATGACCACCAATTGGAAGAAGTTGAGTACTTCTGAGTCAGAGTTGGTGGATGCCACGTTGCATCATCAGTCGATTGGCTCCTTGAT GGGTGATGGATTTAGATTGGTTGGTTATACGGACTTGGACTGGGCAGGTTGTGCTACAGACAGGAAAAGCACTTTAGGGTGTTGTTTTGGATTGGGCTTGACAGTTGTGTGTTGGTTTAGCCAGAAAGAGAAGGTAGTGGCTTTGAATATTGTTGAGGCTGAGTATATTGCAGCTAGTTAG